The stretch of DNA GCTATAGGCATTACGAAAAAAGCCCTGGTTATCGGTGGTGGTATTGCCGGTATTCAAGCAGCTCTGGATATTGCTGACGCTGGCTATCAGGTTGTCTTAGTAGAAAAAGAGCCGACCATTGGCGGGAAAATGGCCCAGCTGGATAAAACATTCCCTACTTTAGACTGCTCCAGCTGAATATCTACACCCAAGATGGCGGCTGCGGCGCAGCACCCAAACATTAAACTTTATACTTATGCCGAAGTTACGGAAGTTTCCGGTTATATCGGCAATTTTGAAGTTACCATTAAACAAAAAGCTAAATCGGTAGACCACAACAAATGTACCGGTTGCGGTACTTGCTGGGAAAAGTGCCCGACCAAAGTTGATAGCGAATTTGACCTGGGTCTTGGTAAAAGAAAGGCAATTTTTATCCCCTTTGCCCAGGCTGTTCCCAATAAACCGGTAATTGACCGGTCAACCTGCCGGCAGTTTACCAAAGGTAAATGCGGAGTTTGCCAGAAGGTCTGCCCTACCGGTGCCATAGATTATGACCAGCAGGATGAATTTGTCAAAGAAAAAGTTGGCGCCATTATCATGGCTACCGGCTATGACCTGTTTGAGTGGGAAAAGGTTTACGGTGAATACGGCTATGGCCAATATCCGGACGTGATAACCGGATTACACTTTGAACGGATGGCTAGTGCTTCCGGGCCTACCGGCGGTAAAATAATCCGCCCCTCTGACGGTAAGGAACCTAAAACTGTGGTCTTTATTAAATGTGTGGGTTCCCGGGATGACCAAAAGGGTAAAAGCTACTGTTCCCGGGCGTGCTGTATGTATACCGCCAAGCATGCCCATCAGGTTTTAGAGAAAATTCCCGATGCTAAAGCATATATTTTCTATATGGACGTACGGACTGCCGGAAAAATGTACGAGGAGTTTTATGCCAAAACCATGGAAGACGGTGCGCAGTATATCCGTGGTCGGGTATCGAAAATTTATCCCCTGGGGGATAAACTAATTGTCCGGGGGGCCGATACCTTAGCGGGAGTGCCGGTAGAAATTGAAGCGGATCTGGTAGTCCTGGCTACCGCGATGGTACCGGCGAAAGGTTCCGAGGAAATTGCTAAAATCGTCGGCTTCTCTTTAGATAAAGATGGTTTCTTCCAGGAAGCTCACCCCAAACTTGGGCCGGTGGAAACCACTACCGGTGGAGTCTTTTTAGCCGGTGCCTGTCAGGGACCAAAAGATATTCCGGACACGGTAGCGCAGGCCAGCGCTGCTGCGGCTAAAGCTATTGGCCTTCTGGCTAAGGACCAATTGGCAGCTGAACCGATTGTCAGCCAGGTAAACGAAGAGCTTTGCTCGGGCTGCGAATTGTGTAAGCCAATTTGTCCGTACAAAGCTATTGATATGAAGAAAATTTCCGAACGGGCCCACGGTAAGGTAATTGAGCGTACTGTGGCTACGGTAAATACCAGCCTGTGCCAGGGCTGCGGTGCTTGTACTGTTGCCTGCCGGGTAGGAGCCCTCAACCTTAAAGGCTTTACCAATGAACAGCTCCTGGCGGAGGTGGAAGCAATATGTCTGTAGAACAAAATTTTGAACCGAAAATTATTGCCTTTTTTTGCAACTGGTGTAGTTACGCCGGAGCAGATTTGGCGGGGGTCAGCCGGATGCAATATCCTACTAATTTGCGGATTATCCGGGTGCCCTGCTCCGGTCGGGTAAACCCCCAGTTTGTCATTAAAGCTTTTCAGCGGGGTATAGATGGCGTGCTGGTATCGGGCTGACATCCCGGAGACTGCCACTATGTTAGTGGCAACTACTATACCCGGAGAAGGTTTCTTTTAATGAAACGGCTTTTTGAATTTATTGGTTTTGAGCCGGGTAGGTTCCATGCCCGCTGGATTTCCGGCTCGGAGGCCCAGAAAGTGGTGGAAACCGCCAAAAAAGTTACCGAAGAGGTGCGGGCCTTAGGACCAAACAAGAAGATGAGGGATGACCGATGCTAAAAGATAAAATTAAATCTACCGTTAACTCCCTTTTAGAAAATAAACAGGTGGACTTTGTCATTGGTTATGGTGCCGGTTCTGATGCCGGGACCGTAAGACCCGCTTTTGTAAAATCCGCGAGCGAAGTGGAGCAGTTAATTTGGTCGCCTTTTGCTGTTAATAATTTAGCCAAGTTCGTGATGGACCATCTCTATGAAGACATTAAAATTGGGGTTATTGTAAAGGGTTGTGATTCCCGTTCAGTAGTGCGGTTAGTTCAGGATAAAGTCTTTCCCCGGGAAAACTTTTATGTAATTGGAATACCCTGCAAAGGTATTCTTGATAAAAATAAAGTAGCTCGGGATTTTGATCTATCTGGCGAATTTGTGGATTTTGAAGAGCAGGGCGACAATGTAATAGTAAAAACTACCAAAGGTGAACTTAAAATTAAAAAAGAAGATTACCTGATGGATAAATGTTACCGGTGTGAAACCCCAACGCCGGTGGTGTATGATGTATTATTAGGTGAGGAAGTAGCACCCTTTAGAATGGACGAATATGAGGATGTTAAGGCAATTGAAAATCTCTCGGTAGAAGAAAAATCCAAGTACTGGGATAAACAGTTTGAAAAATGCATCCGTTGTTATGCTTGTCGGAATGTTTGTTCTGCTTGTAACTGCCGGGATTGCGTCTTTGATATGGCAGAACCCAACTGGGTTGGGAAAGCAGCTAATTTATCGGAAAATACTGCCTTTCATTTAATCCGGGCCTGGCACGTGGCAGGCCGCTGTGTCGATTGCGGTGAGTGTTCCCGGGTTTGTCCCATGGGCATTCCGGTTAATACTTTAAACCGGAAAATGATTAAAGACATGAAAGAACTGTTCTCGGTAGAAACTCCGGGTAAAAATCCCGAACAAGGGGCGGTTCTGGGAAGCTTCAGAACTGATGACCCGGAAGAGTTTATGTAGTTAAACCTACGAGGTGACTTAAGATGAGAAAAGGATACATTTCAAAAGATAAGCTTATGCCCTGGCTGGGCGCTATTCGGGAAAAGTTTCCCTTAATTGCCCCGGTACAGGAAGATGGTTTATCGTTATTTAAAGAGGTAGAAAAGGTAGAGGATATTGTCCTGGATTACGGGATTACCCGGATGCCTCCTAAAGACCTTTTCTTTCCCCAGACCGAAAAAATGTTTCGCATTAAAAACAAAAATAATATGGCGATTGAATTAGAAACCCCGGAAAAAATAACCGACGAACTGGTACTGTTTGGCGTTCACTCCTGCGATTTAAAAAGTATCTTAGCTTTAGATCCGGTATTTACTACTCGCTTTCCCGACCGGTACTATCAGGAGCGCCGGGATAAAACTTACGTAATTGGTTTATCTTGCACTAAAGCCTTACCTACCTGCTTTTGTACTGCCTACGGCATTAATCCAACGGATGCCGAAGGAGCCGATATTCACTTAACAGAACTGGGAGATAAATATCTGGTGGAAGTGGCTACTGACCGGGGGGAACGGTTGATTGCCGAGGTTCCCGGAGTGGTTTTTGAGGATGTAGCTACATTAGAAGCAGAAAAAGAAAAGCTTACCCAAAAAGTTAGAGGGGAAATTACTTCTGTTGACTTAACCGGGGTTAAAGAGGTTTTGGATGAAAACTTTGAACTTCCCCTCTGGGAAAAGTGGGCGCAAAAATGCCTTGGTTGTGGTATTTGTACTTATGTTTGCCCGACCTGTCATTGCTTTGACATCAATGATTTTAATCGTGGCGATGGGGTTGGGGAGCGTTTTAGGTGCTGGGATTCGTGTATGTTTTCCGATTTTACCCGGATGGCTGGCGGCCATAACCCGCGTCCTACAAAGAAAGAGCGGGTTAGAAACCGTTTTATGCATAAACTTAAATACCACCTTGACCGGTATAATCTGGTAGGGTGCGTAGGCTGCGGCCGCTGTGTGCAACGTTGCCCCGAGAATATTGACATCCGGGCAATAATTTCCGACATAAAGGGTGGGGTGTAATGGCTCTGGAAAATCCATTATTACCGTATATTGCGACCATAACCAAGGTGATTGACGAAACTCCCGATGTGAAAACCTTTCAAATGGTGTTTGATGATCCCGAAGTTTTTGAGGTATTTAAACAAAAACCCGGGCAGGTAGCACAAATTTCTATTTTTGGAGTTGGAGAAGCGACTATCTCGATTACATCGTCCCCAACCCGTACCGGGATGCTGGAGTTTTCCATTAAAAAAGTAGGTAGGCTTACTTCGGTTATCCACCAGATGGGGCCCGGGATGAAGGTGGGTATCCGAGGACCATATGGCAATCATTTTCCGTATGATATGATGAAAGGAAAGGACCTTTTGTTTATTGGCGGTGGTATTGGTCTTGCCCCGCTACGCTCTCTGATCGACTTTGTTCTGGCTCCGGAAAACCGGCAGGATTACGGCAAAGTTGAAATCCTTTATGGTGCCCGGTCCGCGGCGGATCTTTGCTTTAAGTACGACCTTTTTGACAACTGGCCTAAGAAGCCCGGTACCAAAGTATATGTTACCATCGACCGGCCCGAAGAAGGCTGGGATGGACATGTGGGCTTTGTGCCTGCATATTTAGAAGAAATTAACCCAAATCCTGAAAACAAGGTCACTATTACCTGTGG from Carboxydothermus pertinax encodes:
- a CDS encoding CoB--CoM heterodisulfide reductase iron-sulfur subunit A family protein, whose amino-acid sequence is MKRIGVFVCWCGSNIGGVVDVPRVAEAAKEMPNVVFATDYKYMCSEPGQELIIKAAKEHNLDRVVVASCSPRLHEPTFRKAAERAGLNPYMFEMANIREHDAWVHAKEPEKATEKAIELVRRAVFKAARLEPLFKSAIGITKKALVIGGGIAGIQAALDIADAGYQVVLVEKEPTIGGKMAQLDKTFPTLDCSSUISTPKMAAAAQHPNIKLYTYAEVTEVSGYIGNFEVTIKQKAKSVDHNKCTGCGTCWEKCPTKVDSEFDLGLGKRKAIFIPFAQAVPNKPVIDRSTCRQFTKGKCGVCQKVCPTGAIDYDQQDEFVKEKVGAIIMATGYDLFEWEKVYGEYGYGQYPDVITGLHFERMASASGPTGGKIIRPSDGKEPKTVVFIKCVGSRDDQKGKSYCSRACCMYTAKHAHQVLEKIPDAKAYIFYMDVRTAGKMYEEFYAKTMEDGAQYIRGRVSKIYPLGDKLIVRGADTLAGVPVEIEADLVVLATAMVPAKGSEEIAKIVGFSLDKDGFFQEAHPKLGPVETTTGGVFLAGACQGPKDIPDTVAQASAAAAKAIGLLAKDQLAAEPIVSQVNEELCSGCELCKPICPYKAIDMKKISERAHGKVIERTVATVNTSLCQGCGACTVACRVGALNLKGFTNEQLLAEVEAICL
- a CDS encoding 4Fe-4S dicluster domain-containing protein, with product MRKGYISKDKLMPWLGAIREKFPLIAPVQEDGLSLFKEVEKVEDIVLDYGITRMPPKDLFFPQTEKMFRIKNKNNMAIELETPEKITDELVLFGVHSCDLKSILALDPVFTTRFPDRYYQERRDKTYVIGLSCTKALPTCFCTAYGINPTDAEGADIHLTELGDKYLVEVATDRGERLIAEVPGVVFEDVATLEAEKEKLTQKVRGEITSVDLTGVKEVLDENFELPLWEKWAQKCLGCGICTYVCPTCHCFDINDFNRGDGVGERFRCWDSCMFSDFTRMAGGHNPRPTKKERVRNRFMHKLKYHLDRYNLVGCVGCGRCVQRCPENIDIRAIISDIKGGV
- a CDS encoding FAD/NAD(P)-binding protein, giving the protein MALENPLLPYIATITKVIDETPDVKTFQMVFDDPEVFEVFKQKPGQVAQISIFGVGEATISITSSPTRTGMLEFSIKKVGRLTSVIHQMGPGMKVGIRGPYGNHFPYDMMKGKDLLFIGGGIGLAPLRSLIDFVLAPENRQDYGKVEILYGARSAADLCFKYDLFDNWPKKPGTKVYVTIDRPEEGWDGHVGFVPAYLEEINPNPENKVTITCGPPIMIKFVLQALEKMGYSEDQVVTTLELKMKCGIGKCGRCNIGSKFVCVDGPVFTLRELKKLPPEF
- a CDS encoding hydrogenase iron-sulfur subunit, whose amino-acid sequence is MSVEQNFEPKIIAFFCNWCSYAGADLAGVSRMQYPTNLRIIRVPCSGRVNPQFVIKAFQRGIDGVLVSGUHPGDCHYVSGNYYTRRRFLLMKRLFEFIGFEPGRFHARWISGSEAQKVVETAKKVTEEVRALGPNKKMRDDRC
- a CDS encoding 4Fe-4S dicluster domain-containing protein, whose amino-acid sequence is MLKDKIKSTVNSLLENKQVDFVIGYGAGSDAGTVRPAFVKSASEVEQLIWSPFAVNNLAKFVMDHLYEDIKIGVIVKGCDSRSVVRLVQDKVFPRENFYVIGIPCKGILDKNKVARDFDLSGEFVDFEEQGDNVIVKTTKGELKIKKEDYLMDKCYRCETPTPVVYDVLLGEEVAPFRMDEYEDVKAIENLSVEEKSKYWDKQFEKCIRCYACRNVCSACNCRDCVFDMAEPNWVGKAANLSENTAFHLIRAWHVAGRCVDCGECSRVCPMGIPVNTLNRKMIKDMKELFSVETPGKNPEQGAVLGSFRTDDPEEFM